A part of Catharus ustulatus isolate bCatUst1 chromosome 8, bCatUst1.pri.v2, whole genome shotgun sequence genomic DNA contains:
- the PPRC1 gene encoding peroxisome proliferator-activated receptor gamma coactivator-related protein 1 produces the protein MQNYLDSSVISIIEDLSMSEQSKACLDAQNELSLLTAITEILDSTDDETLSPFDTIMDAELLTSPRERENSSFQKFLTLSCPLLERENPTLEQPKALRPLSSSSSVSVVGKVDTDVAWDRAAHGLEDPVLPKKQVCSTPRVEWKVGWHRAREQPLPQRSDGEEEEEEPALSLELDSSMEAVNFCVSEAGAALEEHEDPCIINTSDVSLSELVKSMHPYCLPTFTVCLDPDTEPVAKELLNSPVLLEIVPGEGESVEIPVVLQPLTPSSPDLEPQLLGVEESTRESVPEDQRELPGAPTQENGAEEEKKEKLPGKEPSCTIPEATSPLETTAPGASGPSSSSWHRTEAPAGGKRECSEKGRGRERARKSRKKKAEEDQSKQARPGRDFVAHRLRSTGSGQSHVQPAISRQRAECPSVQVSDFLAQQLERARKEGQMELHAERAPRSRGRPRSTAGAFLPKKGKQELQKEPVTETVSVALEKNKNQVPLEKTTRSVEGQPAAACPSLTDQAEGQGDVQPSAEQSSGVSQAASQLPEQGAGLEPAQSLPAAERSEGLPKEAKPKALSLREYRIRMLHRQPSTGGSHEGKKQVASKWPSVPEPPTELAEIPCLVSPMSSTTEADSAQKRPDKPTSPAAVPPPATKAPTALTSAPAPGTLLPPPSTPMPFVAPNVPPAAGVAPAGMPPASAGAYALYPPVPSWPCFSPQPMGCHGLPPPPSASSSSSFHVVPGLPPPAMAWPPPPVPPPPPFGPGGPYAPVGWAPPSYWPGIPMPPPVPSLAYRDPGAAVQAATAFPAGSHPGTALLHGQLPATPMLSCPEPPVFPTQSPPAPTSEMGAAGGPARPATGRVSDPRRQSRLAGESSLPKAPLAPAPAQPQPAPSAAPAQPHRVPSVVPVPQAVPTQPLQEPQIAAPNQVPKAPAAATCCPADVSPALVEDSPGTRAMEKAAGPGSEAMEKALLEPKAAAGQELPGQKSTSQAVAPPMKAGRESSLPTKAPAMRPWRHQPLLSPAQPSDSSKDIVQAFISEIGIEATDLSSLLEQFEKSEAKKEEPSVQPPEEGQLTGSSGPETQQDAPTHQDRKPPDGLQASELANVAGLTPPATPPHQLWKPLPAVSLLAKTKSPRSVPQEGLQKTTKSPGSMSQEGPQKTTKLMKAKPLPPNKIQVKNMVPAAASTAPSHVCSGDHDYCILGTPRPESSNISGTQPPAKGGSRWNVKHHRDITIKPISSLTKRTLDQPDPTPPAPNTTTGHSQEPLGMACLAPLDYRTTIPNKASTGCSSPPTSVLLSPAASPCRDQEVQTPSAQPSHAAAKRSLRCYRRPQDSPSPSSDSWRAGRSRASRSFSSSSDGASESSSSSSSSSSRSRSRSLSPPPKRWRRYRSRCSHSSSSRSSCGSCGRSRERSSSSSSTSSYSSRSTSRSQSRSPSPRRRSNRWRRYSYDAQDHYQRQRILQKERAIEERRVVFIGKIPSRMTRSELRHRFSVFGDIEECTLHFRSEGDNYGFVTYRYAEEAFAAIESGHKLRRPDEQPFDLCFGGRRQFCRRNYADLDSNREDFDPAPVKSKFDSLDFDTLLRQAQRSLRR, from the exons AAGTTTCTCACCTTATCCTGCCCATTACTGGAGCGCGAGAACCCTACCCTGGAACAGCCTAAGGCTCTCAGgcctctcagcagcagcagcagtgtctcTGTGGTTGGGAAG GTTGACACAGATGTGGCCTGGGACCGTGCTGCTCATGGCCTCGAGGATCCAGTGCTGCCAAAGAAGCAAGTCTGCAGCACCCCAAGGGTGGAGTGGAAGGTGGGCTGGCACCGAGCTCgagagcagcccctgccacaGCGCAGTGatggggaggaagaagaggaggagccTGCCTTGAGCCTGGAGCTAGACAGCAGCATGGAGGCTGTGAATTTCTGTGTGAGTgaggctggggcagcactggaggAGCATGAAGACCCCTGCATCATCAACACAAGTGACGTATCCCTGAGTGAGCTGGTGAAGTCCATGCACCCCTATTGCCTGCCCACCTTCACTGTGTGCCTGGACCCTGACACGGAGCCTGTGGCCAAGGAACTTCTAAACAGTCCTGTCTTGCTGGAAATTGTgcctggagagggagagagtgTGGAGATCCCTGTGGTCCTACAGCCCTTGACTCCCAGTTCCCCTGACctggagccccagctcctgggagtAGAGGAGAGTACCAGGGAATCAGTCCCAGAAGATCAaagggagctgccaggagctccaACCCAGGAAAATGGAgcagaagaggagaagaaggaaaaactgcCTGGGAAGGAGCCCTCATGCACTATCCCAGAGGCCACCTCCCCACTGGAGACAACGGCACCTGGAGCCTCAGGTCCCAGCAGCAGTTCCTGGCACAGAACAGAAGCTCCAGCAGGTGGAAAACGTGAATGCTCTGAGAAGGGACGGGGCCGTGAGAGAGCAAGGAAGAGTcggaaaaagaaagcagaggaggACCAAAGCAAGCAGGCCAGGCCTGGTAGGGACTTTGTAGCCCACCGGCTCCGTTCCACGGGCTCTGGACAGTCCCATGTCCAGCCAGCCATCAGCCGGCAGCGGGCAGAGTGTCCCTCTGTTCAGGTCTCAGacttcctggcacagcagctggaacGAGCCCGGAAGGAGGGGCAGATGGAGCTGCATGCTGAGCGGGCACCGCGGTCCCGGGGCAGGCCTCGGAGCACAGCCGGGGCCTTCCTGCCCAAGaaagggaagcaggagctgcagaaggagccAGTGACAGAAACCGTGAGTGTGGCCCTGGAGAAGAACAAGAATCAGGTGCCCCTGGAGAAGACTACACGAAGTGTGGaggggcagccagcagctgcatgTCCCAGCCTGACGGACCAGGCTGAGGGCCAGGGAGATGTGCAGCCATCTGCCGAACAGAGCAGTGGGGTCTCCCAGGCTGCctctcagctcccagagcaaggtgctgggctggagcctgcccagagcctgccagcagcagagcgAAGTGAGGGCCTGCCTAAGGAAGCCAAACCCAAGGCTTTGAGCCTGCGTGAGTATCGCATCCGCATGCTGCACCGTCAGCCCAGCACGGGTGGCAGCCATGAAGGCAAGAAGCAAGTGGCCAGCAAGTGGCCCAGTGTCCCTGAGCCTCCGACAGAGCTGGCAGAGATCCCCTGCCTGGTGTCACCCATGAGCTCTACCACTGAGGCAGACAGTGCTCAGAAGAGACCAGACAAacccaccagccctgctgctgtccctcctcctgccaccaAAGCTCCCACTGCTCTGACTTCAGCCCCAGCACCTGGCACACTGCTACCACCTCCATCAACACCAATGCCTTTTGTTGCACCAAACGtgcccccagctgctggggtggcCCCTGCTGGGATGCCGCCAGCCTCTGCCGGTGCTTATGCTCTTTACCCACCAGTGCCTTCCTGGCCCTGCTTCAGCCCGCAGCCCATGGGCTGCCATGGTTTGCCTCCACcacccagtgccagctcctccagTAGTTTTCACGTGGTGCCTGGCCTCCCGCCTCCAGCCATGGCCTGGCCCCCTccacctgtgccacccccgCCTCCATTTGGCCCAGGTGGCCCCTACGCCCCAGTTGGGTGGGCGCCACCATCCTACTGGCCAGGAATCCCCATGCCGCCTCCAGTGCCTTCCCTTGCATACAGGgaccctggagcagcagtgcaggccgccactgccttcccagctggcagtcaccctggcacagcccttcTGCATGGGCAGCTTCCTGCCACTCCTATGCTCAGCTGCCCGGAGCCACCAGTCTTCCCCACCCAGTCACCCCCTGCCCCAACCAGCGAGATGGGGGCTGCAGGTGGCCCAGCCAGGCCAGCGACTGGCAGGGTGTCAGACCCCAGAAGGCAATCACGgctggcaggagagagctctctcCCCAAGGCCCCTcttgctccagccccagcccagccccagccagctccctcagctgccccagcccagcccca cagggtccCTTCTGTAGTGCCAgtcccccaggctgtccccacccagcctctgcaggaacCCCAAATTGCAGCTCCCAACCAGGTCCCAAAGGCTCCCGCAGCTGCCACCTGCTGTCCAGCAGATGTGTCTCCTGCCCTTGTTGAGGATTCCCCTGGCACCCGTGCCATGGAGAaggctgcagggccaggcagtGAGGCAATGGAGAAAGCCCTATTGGAGCCcaaggcagctgctgggcaggagttGCCTGGCCAAAAATCCACCTCCCAGGCTGTGGCACCACCAATGAAAGCAGGTCGAGAGAGCAGCCTTCCCACCAAGGCACCTGCTATGCGGCCATGGAGGCACCAGCCActcctcagcccagcccagcccagtgacagcagcaagGACATTGTGCAAGCCTTCATCAGTGAGATCG GGATTGAAGCCACCGACCTGTCCAGCCTGCTGGAGCAGTTTGAGAAGTCTGAAG CCAAGAAGGAGGAACCTTCTGTACAGCCTCCTGAGGAAGGACAGCTgactgggagctctgg GCCTGAGACCCAGCAGGATGCACCAACCCATCAGGACAGGAAGCCCCCAGATGGCCTGCAGGCCTCTGAGCTGGCCAATGTGGCAG GCCTCACGCCCCCAGCAACACCTCCTCACCAGCTCTGGAAGCCTTTGCCTGCTGTCTCACTGCTGGCCAAGACCAAGTCACCTCGGTCTGTGCCCCAGGAAGGGCTCCAGAAGACAACCAAGTCACCTGGGTCCATGTCCCAGGAAGGGCCCCAGAAGACGACCAAGCTGATGAAAGCCAAGCCACTGCCCCCAAACAAGATCCAGGTGAAAAACATggtgccagctgctgccagcacagcccccagccacGTCTGCTCGGGAGACCATGATTACTGCATCCTGGGTACACCACGGCCCGAGAGCAGCAACATCTCTGGCACTCAGCCCCCTGCCAAAGGTGGCTCCCGCTGGAATGTCAAACACCACCGGGACATCACTATCAAACCCATCTCCTCCTTAACCAAACGGACACTGGACCAACCTGACCCCACCCCACCAGCCCCTAACACCACCAcggggcacagccaggagccccTGGGGATGGCCTGCCTAGCTCCCCTGGATTATCGGACTACCATCCCCAACAAAGCCAGCACTGGGTGCAGCAGTCCCCCCACCTCAGTGCTTCTGTCTCCAGCTGCATCCCCCTGCCGGGACCAGGAGGTGCAGactcccagtgcccagcccagccatgcTGCTGCCAAGAGGTCCCTGCGCTGCTACCGGAGACCCCAGGACTCACCCAGCCCCTCTAGTGACAGCTGGAGGGCTGGCCGGAGCCGTGCCAGCCGTTCCTTCAGCTCCAGTTCGGATGGAGCTAGCGAGTCCTcgtcttcatcttcatcctcgTCCTCCCGATCCCGGTCACGGTcactctccccaccccccaagCGGTGGCGAAG GTACCGCTCAAGAtgttcccacagctcctcctctcGCTCAAGCTGTGGGTCATGTGGCAGGTCCCGGGAGAggtcctcatcctcatcatcgACATCCTCCTACTCATCCAGGTCCACGTCCCGCAGCCAGTCCCGCTCCCCCTCGCCCCGCAGGAGGAGTAACAGGTGGAGAAG ATACAGTTACGATGCACAGGACCACTACCAAAGGCAGAGGATCCTCCAGAAGGAACGTGCAATA gAGGAGCGGCGAGTTGTGTTCATTGGCAAGATCCCCAGCAGGATGACACGGTCAGAGCTGCGGCACCGCTTCTCTgtgtttggggacattgaggagtGTACTCTGCATTTCCGCTCTGAGGG GGATAACTATGGCTTTGTCACCTACCGCTATGCTGAGGAAGCCTTTGCTGCCATCGAAAGTGGACACAAGCTGCGGCGCCCAGATGAGCAGCCCTTCGACCTGTGCTTTGGTGGCCGCAGGCAGTTCTGCAGGAGGAACTATGCTGACTTGG ATTCAAACCGGGAGGATTTTGACCCAGCTCCTGTCAAGAGCAAGTTTGACTCCCTGGACTTCGACACTCTGCTGCGGCAGGCACAGCGCAGCCTGCGGAGGTAG